In the genome of Bacteroidales bacterium, one region contains:
- a CDS encoding methylmalonyl-CoA mutase subunit beta, translating into MFFEFTPVSKEQWKEAITAELKGSDYDKKMRWQLYDGVILEPFYMSEDVEKYLLDDIPGVQTFQRGYKEKENSWKIIQQIETLDIQQANAFALHALQRGADGISFRIDYINEVEWLALLLKDIDFTDNLLYVHSFYSYSLLIDLLKRVCDLRKIDSTEVKGGFNFDPLSYFLLHGQYYNSLDDNKNELKFLMQESKKNFPYLKIVQVNGQYFANAGASAIQELAFTLSLAHEYLVILQDLGLDISDIIPKMRITMSVGSSYFQEIAKFRAARRLWTVIVSAYSEKKELQKISWHAVSSLYNKTYYDLYNNMLRNTVEAMAAVIGGIDELTILPHDFLLGQETEFGHRIARNTQLILREEARLDQIIDPAAGSYYIETMTDVIVEEAWKLFNQIEDLGGFIKAMESGFLRNEIDKIHQARSKDIISRKFSYVGINNYPNLKENLENVKLHYEKISSKNAVSSPALELRRGAEPYEKLRMKTDWYVTQGKKRPLVLLLQFGNLTMRNARAVFSTNFFGIAGFTVDELIVENEDHTLVEQIQAKSPDLVVLCSSDEEYLTTGVKLAQLLSSLSHLHIVLAGNPGENEALLRQAGIQSFIHIRTNALQALTEYQNMLFGL; encoded by the coding sequence ATGTTTTTCGAATTTACTCCTGTTAGCAAAGAACAATGGAAAGAGGCCATAACAGCTGAACTAAAAGGGTCTGATTACGATAAGAAAATGCGTTGGCAGTTATACGACGGAGTGATCCTCGAACCTTTTTACATGAGTGAAGATGTAGAAAAATATTTGTTGGACGATATCCCAGGTGTACAGACTTTTCAGAGGGGTTATAAGGAAAAAGAAAATAGTTGGAAAATTATTCAACAAATCGAAACTTTAGATATTCAACAGGCCAATGCTTTTGCTTTACATGCTTTGCAAAGGGGAGCTGATGGTATAAGTTTCAGGATTGATTACATCAACGAAGTAGAGTGGTTGGCTTTGTTATTGAAAGACATTGATTTTACTGATAATCTATTGTATGTACATTCGTTTTATAGTTATTCTTTATTGATTGACTTATTAAAAAGGGTTTGTGATTTAAGAAAAATAGACTCCACAGAAGTGAAAGGTGGTTTTAATTTTGATCCTTTATCGTACTTTTTACTTCATGGGCAATACTACAACAGTTTAGATGATAATAAAAATGAACTGAAGTTTTTGATGCAAGAGAGTAAGAAAAATTTTCCTTATTTAAAAATTGTTCAAGTTAATGGGCAGTATTTTGCTAATGCTGGTGCTTCTGCGATTCAAGAATTGGCATTTACTCTTTCTCTTGCTCATGAATATCTTGTCATTTTGCAAGACCTTGGTTTGGATATTTCCGATATTATTCCAAAGATGCGAATAACAATGTCGGTGGGATCTTCCTATTTTCAAGAAATTGCTAAATTCAGAGCAGCCCGTAGGTTATGGACCGTTATCGTGTCTGCATATTCTGAAAAAAAGGAATTGCAAAAAATCTCATGGCATGCAGTCTCATCACTATACAATAAGACCTATTATGATCTCTATAACAATATGCTTCGTAATACAGTGGAAGCTATGGCTGCTGTGATTGGAGGTATTGACGAACTTACCATTTTGCCACATGATTTTCTGTTAGGGCAGGAGACTGAGTTTGGTCACCGCATTGCTCGAAATACTCAGCTTATTCTTCGTGAGGAAGCTAGACTTGATCAAATTATAGATCCAGCAGCAGGTTCATATTACATCGAAACCATGACCGATGTAATAGTTGAAGAAGCTTGGAAACTTTTTAATCAGATCGAGGACTTGGGAGGCTTTATTAAAGCCATGGAAAGTGGATTCTTACGGAATGAAATCGACAAGATTCATCAGGCTCGTAGTAAAGACATTATAAGTAGGAAGTTTTCTTACGTGGGAATCAACAATTATCCCAACCTCAAAGAAAACCTAGAAAATGTAAAACTTCATTATGAAAAAATCTCTTCCAAAAATGCGGTTTCTTCACCAGCATTAGAATTAAGAAGAGGAGCTGAACCATATGAAAAGCTTAGAATGAAAACAGATTGGTACGTAACCCAAGGTAAAAAACGTCCGTTGGTTTTACTTCTTCAATTTGGTAATCTTACTATGCGTAATGCTCGTGCTGTTTTCTCGACCAATTTTTTTGGGATTGCAGGATTTACTGTTGATGAATTGATTGTTGAGAATGAAGATCATACATTAGTTGAACAAATTCAAGCTAAATCTCCTGATCTTGTGGTATTATGTAGCAGCGACGAAGAATACTTAACAACGGGAGTAAAATTAGCACAATTGTTATCTTCGTTGTCTCATCTACATATTGTCCTTGCTGGAAATCCAGGTGAAAATGAGGCTTTGCTTAGGCAAGCTGGAATTCAAAGTTTTATTCATATTCGTACCAATGCTCTTCAGGCATTGACAGAATATCAAAACATGTTGTTTGGTCTTTAA
- a CDS encoding phosphomannomutase/phosphoglucomutase, whose product MSAFHAYDIRGIWQEDFNEDDVYKIGFYLVQIFNVKKVLIGRDVRTSSPIIHERLTEGLIDGGAHVYDAGLTTTPMIYWGTATYDFDLSVMITASHNPAQYNGLKVSGPKATPIGYENGLKLVEQAMQTPPRPTVPKGKVSSFNYKGEYINFLKKYVKFLEVPLVIDCSNGMASILVKDIFGNKPTYLFDELDGTFPNHEPNPLVPSNIVALREKVKEVGAAFGMIFDGDADRVMFVDEMGNFIPPDLLIALLGHYFLEERGEKGKVVVDIRTSKAVGEYLKPMGGEVVIWRVGRAYAATKLKEINGVYGGELAGHYYFRDFFYSDSGMLSAILMSNLFQKFIQQGKKVSDIIQSIKKYENSGEINYKIDQKKAPIDAVVQHFIHEKKPDVILDFDGYRLEYPDWWFNIRPSNTEPYLRLLLEATSKELLQEKLSIIDSIIKKFI is encoded by the coding sequence ATGAGTGCATTTCATGCATATGACATTCGTGGTATATGGCAAGAAGATTTTAATGAAGATGACGTCTATAAAATAGGTTTTTATTTGGTACAGATTTTCAACGTAAAAAAAGTTTTAATAGGAAGAGACGTTCGGACAAGCTCGCCTATCATACATGAGCGATTGACAGAAGGATTAATAGATGGTGGTGCCCATGTTTATGATGCTGGACTTACTACTACACCGATGATCTATTGGGGTACTGCTACGTATGACTTTGACCTTTCTGTGATGATTACAGCCAGTCATAATCCAGCTCAATACAATGGGTTGAAGGTTTCTGGTCCAAAAGCAACCCCTATTGGATATGAGAATGGCCTAAAGTTGGTCGAACAAGCTATGCAAACTCCACCTCGCCCTACCGTTCCAAAAGGAAAAGTTAGCTCTTTTAATTATAAAGGTGAATACATCAATTTTTTAAAAAAATATGTTAAATTTTTAGAAGTTCCATTGGTTATTGACTGTAGCAACGGAATGGCATCTATTTTAGTCAAAGATATTTTTGGAAACAAGCCTACATATTTATTTGACGAACTTGATGGTACATTTCCAAACCATGAACCCAATCCACTTGTCCCATCCAATATCGTAGCCTTGAGAGAAAAAGTTAAAGAGGTTGGTGCAGCTTTTGGGATGATATTTGATGGTGATGCTGATAGAGTTATGTTCGTTGACGAAATGGGCAATTTCATACCTCCAGATCTTCTTATAGCTTTGCTTGGACATTACTTTTTGGAAGAAAGGGGAGAAAAAGGCAAGGTGGTAGTAGATATTCGCACGTCTAAAGCTGTAGGTGAATACCTTAAGCCTATGGGTGGCGAAGTTGTAATTTGGCGAGTTGGCAGAGCTTATGCAGCAACTAAACTCAAAGAAATCAACGGTGTTTATGGAGGAGAGCTTGCAGGCCATTACTATTTCCGCGACTTTTTTTACAGCGATTCGGGTATGCTATCAGCCATTCTCATGAGTAATCTTTTTCAAAAATTCATTCAGCAAGGAAAAAAGGTCTCAGACATCATTCAATCAATCAAAAAATACGAGAATTCTGGAGAGATTAATTATAAAATTGACCAAAAAAAGGCACCTATTGATGCTGTGGTCCAACATTTTATACATGAGAAGAAACCCGATGTTATTCTCGATTTTGACGGGTATCGACTTGAATATCCAGATTGGTGGTTCAACATTCGTCCGTCCAATACAGAACCTTACCTTCGCTTACTATTAGAAGCTACTTCTAAGGAACTGCTACAAGAAAAACTTTCCATCATAGATAGCATCATAAAAAAATTCATATGA
- the lpxK gene encoding tetraacyldisaccharide 4'-kinase, translating into MYKLLFFPFQWLFILCSTFRKCLYKLHILKRHTYNIPIICFGNLSSGGTGKTPHVKHFAYLLNSEGFHVAILLRGYRRKTKGIILCTANHTFREIGDEAVEYVRSLPPDIPVVVARNRHRGIQFILNNYPETDVILMDDGYQHLRVKADLYILLTDFHQPYFNDHVLPVGSLRETKAARKRANYIVVTKSLKILSPIIKDEFLKKLKPYPGQHVIFSTFGNYELLPVFPKNNSRPLTTNPYAIFLITGIKNPSPIEEELRLRCMDLRSYLYPDHHPFSDSQIHNFLFDFDRYMVPNKIIVTTEKDLPRLLYKASEKLKKYPIFVIKTNILFHHINGENFEQKIVSYVKENRKNKKIHQKENQQAIRNCHCSWNWFGWIG; encoded by the coding sequence ATGTATAAGTTATTGTTTTTTCCTTTTCAATGGTTATTCATTTTATGTTCCACCTTTCGAAAGTGTTTATATAAACTTCACATTCTAAAAAGACATACTTACAACATACCCATCATTTGTTTTGGAAATTTGAGTTCAGGAGGTACCGGTAAAACTCCCCATGTTAAACATTTTGCATATCTTCTAAATAGTGAAGGATTCCATGTTGCTATACTTCTGAGGGGTTATCGAAGAAAAACTAAAGGAATCATCCTCTGCACAGCCAATCACACTTTTCGAGAAATAGGTGATGAAGCTGTGGAATACGTTCGCTCTCTGCCACCTGATATACCGGTTGTTGTAGCTAGAAACAGACATCGAGGAATCCAATTTATTCTCAACAATTATCCAGAAACAGATGTAATCTTAATGGATGATGGCTATCAACATCTTCGAGTAAAAGCAGATCTTTACATTTTGCTCACAGATTTTCATCAACCATATTTCAATGATCACGTTCTTCCTGTCGGATCACTAAGAGAAACAAAAGCTGCTCGAAAGCGAGCTAACTACATAGTCGTTACCAAATCTCTCAAAATTTTATCACCTATCATTAAAGATGAATTTTTGAAAAAACTTAAGCCCTATCCTGGCCAACACGTAATATTCTCAACTTTTGGAAATTATGAACTATTACCAGTTTTCCCTAAGAATAACTCAAGACCTTTGACTACTAATCCTTATGCCATTTTTCTTATTACAGGAATAAAAAATCCATCACCCATCGAAGAAGAACTTAGATTACGATGCATGGATCTAAGATCTTATCTCTATCCCGATCATCACCCTTTTAGTGACAGCCAAATTCATAATTTCTTATTTGATTTTGATCGATATATGGTACCAAATAAGATCATTGTAACTACGGAAAAAGACTTACCAAGGTTGTTATACAAAGCTTCTGAAAAATTAAAAAAATACCCTATTTTTGTGATAAAAACCAACATTTTATTTCATCACATTAATGGAGAAAATTTTGAACAAAAAATAGTAAGCTATGTTAAAGAAAATAGAAAAAACAAAAAAATTCATCAAAAAGAAAATCAGCAAGCAATACGAAATTGCCATTGTTCTTGGAACTGGTTTGGGTGGATTGGTTGA
- a CDS encoding dihydroorotase: protein MYEGLHIAGAQLVNEGKIIEADVLIEGEKIKKIEKVSLKTPSNYKRIEANQKYLLPGVIDTHVHFREPGLTWKGSMTTESKAALAGGVTSVIEMPNTVPPTVDYKTLENKYELARSQMLVNFGFYVAATLENLQELHALMLPYVAGVKLFYGSTTGNILFNDPDGLEKLFSLHLPLIVAHAEDERIIRQNTELFRKQIGDDHLQAYHHSLIRSRESCLAATSHLVYLASQFKTRLHLLHISTADEVNFLRLSKSPHITAETCIHYLWFSDKDYQKLGNFIKCNPSIKTTDDRDALRDALKDGVINTLSTDHAPHTCDEKMTSYLRSPSGIPSIQYGLPVMLTLVHEGNFHLIDVVKWMSHQPSEIFRIAERGFIREGYYADLILVDMDSRWKVWPDEILYRCGWSPWVGVELHGKVIATILNGKLVYENGKFLGIKAAKPLEFIRPFE from the coding sequence ATGTATGAAGGACTTCATATTGCTGGTGCACAGTTGGTTAATGAGGGAAAAATTATAGAAGCCGATGTTCTTATCGAAGGGGAAAAAATTAAAAAAATAGAAAAGGTAAGTTTAAAAACCCCATCTAATTATAAAAGAATTGAAGCAAATCAAAAATATCTGTTACCAGGCGTCATCGATACACATGTGCATTTTCGTGAACCTGGTTTGACGTGGAAAGGCAGCATGACGACTGAATCTAAAGCTGCTTTAGCGGGAGGTGTAACAAGTGTAATAGAAATGCCTAATACTGTACCACCAACCGTGGATTACAAGACGCTTGAAAATAAATATGAACTTGCAAGATCTCAGATGCTGGTAAATTTTGGTTTTTATGTAGCTGCCACGTTAGAAAACCTTCAAGAACTGCATGCCTTGATGTTACCCTACGTGGCTGGTGTTAAGCTTTTTTATGGTTCGACTACTGGGAATATTCTTTTTAATGATCCTGACGGTCTTGAAAAACTTTTTTCCTTACATTTACCCTTGATCGTAGCTCATGCTGAGGATGAGAGAATTATAAGGCAAAATACTGAATTGTTTAGGAAACAAATAGGCGATGACCACTTGCAAGCATATCATCATTCATTGATTCGTAGTCGAGAATCTTGTTTGGCAGCAACTTCTCATCTTGTCTATCTTGCTAGTCAATTTAAAACACGTCTCCATTTGCTTCATATTTCCACAGCTGATGAAGTAAATTTTCTTAGATTAAGTAAATCTCCTCATATAACAGCTGAAACTTGTATTCATTATTTGTGGTTTTCGGATAAAGATTATCAAAAGTTAGGGAATTTCATCAAATGTAATCCATCAATAAAAACTACGGATGACCGAGATGCCTTACGTGATGCGCTAAAAGATGGTGTCATAAATACTCTTTCAACAGATCATGCACCCCATACATGTGATGAAAAGATGACTTCTTATTTAAGATCTCCATCAGGTATTCCTTCCATACAATATGGTCTTCCTGTTATGTTGACTTTGGTACATGAGGGAAATTTTCATCTTATTGACGTAGTAAAATGGATGTCGCATCAGCCTAGTGAAATTTTTCGCATAGCCGAGAGAGGTTTCATTCGTGAGGGTTATTATGCAGATTTAATACTTGTCGACATGGATAGCAGGTGGAAGGTTTGGCCGGATGAGATTTTATATCGATGTGGATGGTCACCCTGGGTGGGAGTAGAATTACACGGAAAAGTAATTGCAACAATTCTGAATGGGAAACTTGTTTACGAAAATGGAAAGTTTTTAGGTATAAAAGCTGCAAAGCCATTAGAATTTATTCGTCCTTTTGAATAG
- a CDS encoding purine-nucleoside phosphorylase translates to MLKKIEKTKKFIKKKISKQYEIAIVLGTGLGGLVEKIKIDLVIPYHKIPHFPISTVKGHAGQLIFGELAGKNVIAMQGRFHYYEGYTMKEITFPIRVMKALGVELLIISNAAGGMNPTFKVGDIMVIKDHINLMPSNPLIGKNYEELGPRFPDMSEPYDKALRQIAFEAGKELEIDLHEGVYVAVSGPTFETPAEYKYMRTIGGDAVGMSTVPEVIVARHANMRVFALSVITDLGGMDHVVPVSHEEVLEAAKNAEPKMSNLIIKMLSKI, encoded by the coding sequence ATGTTAAAGAAAATAGAAAAAACAAAAAAATTCATCAAAAAGAAAATCAGCAAGCAATACGAAATTGCCATTGTTCTTGGAACTGGTTTGGGTGGATTGGTTGAAAAAATCAAAATTGATCTTGTCATTCCTTATCATAAAATACCTCATTTCCCTATTTCAACTGTAAAAGGTCATGCAGGTCAACTCATCTTTGGTGAACTTGCAGGGAAAAACGTCATTGCAATGCAAGGTCGTTTTCACTACTACGAAGGATATACAATGAAAGAAATCACTTTTCCGATTCGGGTGATGAAAGCTCTTGGTGTAGAATTATTGATTATTTCTAATGCTGCTGGGGGAATGAACCCTACCTTTAAAGTAGGCGATATTATGGTCATTAAAGATCATATCAATCTCATGCCATCCAATCCTTTGATTGGTAAAAACTATGAAGAACTAGGTCCTCGTTTTCCCGATATGAGCGAGCCATACGACAAAGCTTTGAGACAAATAGCTTTTGAAGCAGGAAAAGAGTTAGAAATAGACCTTCATGAAGGAGTGTATGTAGCGGTCTCTGGTCCCACCTTTGAGACACCTGCAGAATACAAATACATGCGAACCATTGGTGGAGATGCCGTGGGTATGTCGACTGTTCCTGAAGTAATTGTCGCTCGTCATGCCAACATGAGAGTTTTTGCCTTATCTGTAATAACTGACCTTGGCGGCATGGACCATGTAGTTCCTGTCAGCCACGAAGAGGTACTTGAAGCTGCAAAAAACGCCGAACCCAAGATGAGTAATTTGATCATCAAAATGCTTTCAAAAATTTAA
- a CDS encoding tetratricopeptide repeat protein, with translation MIRTFSVLNLVLILALLSCTKRNEKALHYKKEAYVLLYESRFSEAESAIKKSLDLNPSDPESWYILGNIYMNTKKIDAAIEAYTKAIETDSTFGPAYVNRGKILKEKKLFDAACQDFLKAEKYGMRSIYEDAKFCK, from the coding sequence ATGATACGAACTTTTAGCGTATTAAATTTAGTTTTGATATTAGCTTTGTTATCATGCACCAAACGAAATGAAAAAGCACTACACTACAAGAAAGAAGCATATGTTCTTCTTTACGAAAGTCGCTTTTCTGAAGCAGAATCGGCAATTAAAAAGTCACTTGATCTAAATCCATCTGACCCAGAATCATGGTATATTTTGGGAAATATATACATGAACACAAAAAAAATCGATGCAGCTATCGAAGCTTATACGAAGGCTATTGAAACAGATTCAACTTTTGGACCTGCCTATGTCAATCGCGGAAAAATTCTGAAAGAGAAAAAACTTTTTGATGCAGCATGTCAGGATTTTCTGAAAGCAGAAAAATATGGAATGCGTTCCATTTACGAAGATGCAAAATTCTGCAAATGA
- a CDS encoding polyprenol monophosphomannose synthase, producing MKKQLLVIIPTYNEKDNISNIIKKVFSLPVDFHILVVDDNSPDGTSNIVESLQETYKERLYLLKRNGKLGLGTAYITGFRWGLENGYQYFFEMDADFSHNPDDLVRLYEVLSNDGYDVVVGSRYVQGVNVVNWPIGRVLLSYFASKYVRFILGLPVHDATAGFVGYSRRVLESILLEKISFVGYAFQIEMKYVAHKLGFKIKEIPIIFTDRRYGQSKMSKKIIREAFWGVLKLRFTNVKKRYQSHV from the coding sequence GTGAAAAAACAGCTATTGGTCATTATTCCTACTTACAATGAAAAAGATAATATATCTAACATTATTAAAAAAGTTTTTTCACTTCCTGTAGATTTTCACATTCTCGTCGTCGATGACAATAGTCCTGATGGAACATCAAATATTGTGGAAAGCTTACAAGAAACATACAAAGAAAGGTTGTATCTTTTAAAAAGAAATGGAAAATTAGGTTTAGGCACGGCATATATAACAGGTTTTCGTTGGGGATTGGAAAATGGATATCAGTATTTCTTTGAGATGGATGCTGATTTTAGTCACAATCCAGACGATCTTGTACGATTGTATGAAGTTCTTTCAAATGATGGGTATGATGTTGTTGTGGGGTCTCGCTATGTTCAGGGTGTCAATGTGGTAAACTGGCCTATAGGAAGAGTTTTGTTAAGTTATTTTGCTTCTAAATATGTGAGATTTATTTTAGGTTTACCTGTTCATGATGCAACGGCCGGATTTGTTGGTTATTCTCGCAGGGTATTGGAGTCAATCTTGCTTGAAAAGATATCTTTCGTAGGTTATGCTTTTCAGATAGAAATGAAATATGTTGCTCATAAGTTGGGTTTTAAAATCAAGGAGATACCCATTATTTTTACTGATCGAAGATATGGTCAATCTAAAATGTCAAAGAAAATCATTCGAGAAGCTTTTTGGGGAGTTCTTAAGCTTCGTTTTACCAATGTAAAAAAACGTTACCAGTCTCATGTATGA
- the scpA gene encoding methylmalonyl-CoA mutase, producing MRASFKNITLREVIRNLQKEKDNFAIITKETFQTAEQIPIKPFFTKQDIEGLEHLHFGAGIPPFLRGPYASMYVIRPWTIRQYAGFSTAEESNAFYRRNIAAGQKGLSVAFDLPTHRGYDSDNERVIGDVGKAGVAIDTVEDMKILFDQIPLGEMSVSMTMNGAVIPIMAFYIVTAEEQGVKQSDLSGTIQNDILKEFMVRNTYIYPPEPSMRIITDIFKYTAQHMPKFNSISISGYHMQEAGATADLELAYTLADGLEYLRRGIQAGIPVDAFAPRLSFFWAIGMNHFMEIAKMRAARLLWAKIVKSFNPQNPKSMALRTHSQTSGWSLTAQDPFNNVIRTCIEAMAAAFGHTQSLHTNALDEALALPTDFSARIARNTQILLQEETDICRAIDPWGGSYYVEYLTDKLARKAWELIQEVEELGGMTKAIEAGVPQRRIEEASARKQARIDTGKDIIVGLNKYRLDKEDPIPILEVDNTAVREAQIRRIQEVKSKRDQQAVQESLDAITRACETGEGNLLELAIEAARRRATLGEISYAMEKVFGRYSATIRSISGIYSSESQEDPSFRKARELAEEFTRIEGRRPRILIAKMGQDGHDRGAKVVATGYADIGFDVDMGPLFQTPAETAKMAVENDVHVIGVSSLAGGHKTLIPQLIDELKKLGREDILVTAGGVIPPQDYEFLFNAGVVAIFGPGTVVSEAAITILEILLRMK from the coding sequence ATGAGAGCATCATTTAAAAACATAACATTGAGAGAGGTTATTCGAAATCTTCAAAAAGAGAAAGATAATTTTGCTATAATCACTAAAGAAACATTTCAAACAGCTGAACAAATACCCATCAAGCCCTTTTTTACCAAGCAAGACATAGAAGGGTTGGAGCATTTGCATTTTGGAGCCGGAATTCCTCCTTTTTTAAGAGGACCTTATGCTAGCATGTATGTGATCAGACCTTGGACCATTAGACAATACGCGGGTTTTAGTACTGCCGAGGAAAGTAATGCTTTTTATCGCCGCAATATTGCCGCAGGACAGAAAGGATTAAGTGTAGCGTTTGATCTACCAACCCATCGTGGTTATGATAGCGATAACGAACGAGTTATTGGAGATGTTGGGAAAGCTGGGGTTGCTATTGATACGGTTGAAGACATGAAGATTCTTTTTGATCAGATTCCATTAGGGGAGATGTCTGTTTCTATGACGATGAATGGTGCTGTTATTCCCATTATGGCATTCTACATTGTAACAGCTGAAGAGCAGGGAGTAAAGCAAAGCGACCTGAGTGGGACGATACAAAACGACATTTTGAAAGAATTCATGGTGAGAAACACCTATATTTATCCTCCAGAACCTTCTATGCGGATCATTACTGATATTTTCAAGTATACTGCACAGCACATGCCTAAATTTAACAGCATATCCATAAGTGGTTATCATATGCAGGAAGCGGGTGCTACTGCAGATTTGGAGCTAGCTTATACACTAGCTGATGGTCTAGAATACCTTCGTAGAGGTATTCAGGCAGGCATACCTGTGGATGCTTTTGCTCCGAGATTGTCTTTCTTTTGGGCTATAGGAATGAATCATTTTATGGAAATTGCTAAGATGCGAGCTGCTCGTTTACTTTGGGCTAAGATTGTTAAGTCTTTTAATCCACAAAACCCAAAATCCATGGCTTTAAGAACTCATTCTCAGACTTCTGGGTGGAGTCTAACAGCTCAAGATCCTTTTAATAACGTGATACGAACTTGTATTGAAGCTATGGCAGCTGCTTTTGGGCATACTCAGAGCTTGCATACCAATGCATTGGATGAAGCATTAGCTTTACCGACAGATTTTTCTGCACGAATAGCTCGAAATACACAGATTTTGCTTCAGGAAGAAACTGACATTTGTCGTGCCATTGATCCCTGGGGTGGTTCGTATTATGTGGAATACCTTACCGATAAGCTTGCTAGAAAAGCTTGGGAACTTATTCAGGAAGTAGAAGAATTAGGAGGTATGACTAAAGCTATTGAAGCAGGTGTCCCTCAAAGAAGAATTGAAGAGGCTTCTGCAAGAAAACAAGCGAGAATTGATACAGGTAAAGATATCATTGTTGGGCTGAATAAATATCGTCTTGATAAAGAAGATCCAATACCTATTTTGGAAGTAGATAACACAGCCGTACGTGAAGCTCAAATAAGGCGAATTCAAGAAGTGAAAAGCAAAAGAGATCAGCAAGCTGTCCAAGAGTCGTTGGATGCCATTACTCGAGCATGTGAGACAGGCGAAGGGAACTTACTTGAGCTGGCCATTGAAGCTGCACGTCGTCGTGCAACACTTGGCGAAATAAGTTATGCCATGGAAAAAGTATTTGGGAGATATTCGGCTACCATCCGAAGCATATCAGGGATTTACTCTTCTGAGAGTCAGGAGGATCCGTCTTTTCGAAAAGCTCGTGAGTTAGCTGAAGAGTTCACTCGCATAGAAGGTCGACGTCCTCGTATCCTTATTGCTAAGATGGGCCAGGATGGTCACGATCGTGGAGCCAAGGTAGTCGCAACTGGCTATGCAGATATTGGTTTTGATGTCGATATGGGTCCTCTTTTTCAAACTCCAGCCGAAACAGCCAAAATGGCTGTGGAAAACGACGTCCACGTTATCGGTGTCTCAAGTCTTGCCGGCGGTCACAAAACATTAATCCCTCAACTTATCGACGAACTCAAAAAACTTGGAAGAGAAGATATTCTTGTAACTGCTGGTGGTGTTATACCACCTCAGGACTATGAATTTCTTTTTAATGCAGGTGTGGTGGCCATTTTTGGCCCTGGAACGGTAGTTAGCGAAGCAGCCATCACCATTCTTGAAATTCTCCTGCGGATGAAGTAG